From Salinirubellus salinus, the proteins below share one genomic window:
- a CDS encoding thiamine pyrophosphate-binding protein encodes MSRTTDGIVSLFEAAGVETVFGFPCEQMDPYYASLSESDVRHVLARSEASAALMADGYARAARTLGVVDGVSGPGAAYIGAGLAEASGASSPVLALTGGNDLENRGNGVIQDGDNEAILDPFTLSTADAETPERAVEAVENAIRRSTAGVPGPTHVNLPEDVMRADLPGDHEPRGDVDGTYPTSRPEPSAEAVADTLDLLEAAERPVVVAGEGIHRADANETLSAFAEAADVPVVTSMNGKGAVAETVPYALGVVGRWGFCQVANDAVADADLVLGFGTRFGELTSVGWSLVPEDVPLVHVDLDPAWLGRNYEPTVAVRADLRATLEALAESAEGDSARAERIESLAADRREWRESFHGDFTSDAEPVKPQRVMHELNERLPAEAILVSATSLPGFFSGAFYETERAGLGYLQARGSDGINVCLPQALGVQAARPDTPVVALSGDGGIGYHIADLETAVREDLPLTVLVTNNDSLGSSKMSQLGTYNFDLSTDFHAGVDYAQVARGLGCEAERITDPDRVGPALSAALDSNSVTVLDVQVDPYAAPPVLV; translated from the coding sequence ATGAGCCGGACGACGGACGGCATCGTCTCGCTGTTCGAGGCGGCGGGCGTCGAGACGGTGTTCGGCTTCCCGTGCGAGCAGATGGACCCGTACTACGCGAGCCTCTCGGAGTCGGACGTGCGGCACGTCCTCGCGCGGAGCGAGGCGAGCGCGGCGCTGATGGCCGACGGCTACGCGCGGGCGGCCCGGACACTGGGCGTCGTCGACGGCGTGAGCGGCCCCGGTGCGGCCTACATCGGTGCGGGGCTGGCCGAGGCGTCCGGGGCGTCATCGCCCGTCCTCGCACTGACGGGCGGCAACGACCTCGAGAACCGTGGGAACGGCGTCATCCAGGACGGCGACAACGAGGCCATCCTCGACCCGTTCACGCTGTCGACGGCGGACGCCGAGACGCCCGAACGAGCCGTCGAGGCCGTCGAGAACGCCATCCGGCGCTCCACGGCCGGGGTGCCGGGGCCGACCCACGTCAACCTCCCCGAGGACGTGATGCGAGCCGACCTCCCCGGGGACCACGAACCCCGGGGGGACGTGGACGGAACGTACCCCACGAGTCGACCGGAACCGAGCGCCGAGGCGGTGGCCGACACGCTCGACCTGCTGGAGGCGGCCGAGCGGCCGGTCGTCGTCGCCGGCGAGGGGATCCACCGGGCGGACGCGAACGAGACTCTGAGCGCGTTCGCCGAGGCGGCCGACGTGCCCGTCGTCACCTCGATGAACGGGAAGGGTGCCGTCGCGGAGACGGTCCCCTACGCGCTCGGCGTGGTCGGCCGCTGGGGGTTCTGTCAGGTGGCGAACGACGCCGTCGCGGACGCGGACCTCGTCCTCGGTTTCGGCACCCGGTTCGGCGAACTCACCTCCGTCGGCTGGTCGCTCGTCCCCGAGGACGTCCCGCTGGTCCACGTGGACCTCGACCCCGCGTGGCTGGGCCGGAACTACGAGCCGACCGTGGCCGTCCGGGCGGACCTCCGGGCCACGCTCGAGGCGTTGGCCGAGAGCGCCGAGGGCGATTCGGCCCGCGCCGAGCGAATCGAGTCGCTGGCCGCCGACCGGCGCGAGTGGCGCGAGAGCTTCCACGGCGACTTCACGAGCGACGCCGAGCCGGTGAAGCCACAGCGCGTGATGCACGAGCTGAACGAGCGACTGCCGGCCGAGGCCATCCTCGTCAGCGCCACCTCGCTCCCCGGGTTCTTCTCCGGGGCGTTCTACGAGACCGAGCGGGCGGGGCTGGGCTACCTGCAGGCGCGGGGGAGTGACGGCATCAACGTCTGTCTCCCGCAGGCCCTCGGGGTGCAGGCCGCACGACCCGACACACCGGTCGTCGCGCTCTCCGGCGACGGCGGCATCGGCTACCACATCGCGGACCTCGAGACGGCCGTCCGCGAGGACCTGCCGCTGACCGTCCTCGTCACGAACAACGACTCGCTCGGCTCCTCGAAGATGAGCCAGCTCGGGACGTACAACTTCGACCTGTCCACCGACTTCCACGCGGGCGTCGACTACGCGCAGGTGGCCCGCGGGCTCGGTTGCGAGGCCGAACGTATCACCGACCCCGACCGGGTCGGGCCGGCGCTCTCGGCGGCGCTGGACTCGAACTCGGTGACGGTGCTGGACGTGCAGGTCGACCCGTACGCCGCGCCGCCGGTGCTGGTCTGA
- a CDS encoding inorganic phosphate transporter yields MLSALAIAGILVAVFVGFNIGGSSTGVAFGPAVGSRLVRKATAAGLFTLFAFVGAWTVGRNVIDTMSSSIVPASQFTPLASVGVLLFTGVSLLVSNIYGVPASTSMTAVGGIVGLGLATGTLDEALMFTIVSAWVVAPLVGLASGALIGRYLYPHLDRYFAFTRLERHLIQVDRSGTVPRPRFNRNASLRDLAGSLTVVVIACYMGFSAGASNAANAVAPLVGAQGPLSVDQGVTLAVVAFGLGGFTIARRTLDTVGDDITELPILAALVVSVVGGTIITVLSYFGIPASLAVSTTCCIIGLGWGRASRPASLVDLATPELASTTPARERPHVELTTGALAASPTEEAEGPHSPTVGELAAGKESSPAVADGGEARVPHVGEEDPDHIPHESLFDPTAAGRIVFMWVFTPTVAVVCSYGLFSLVL; encoded by the coding sequence ATGCTCTCAGCACTCGCCATCGCCGGTATCCTCGTCGCCGTGTTCGTCGGGTTCAACATCGGCGGTTCCTCGACGGGCGTGGCGTTCGGGCCGGCAGTCGGCAGTCGACTCGTGCGGAAGGCGACCGCCGCGGGGCTGTTCACGCTGTTCGCGTTCGTCGGTGCGTGGACCGTCGGCCGCAACGTCATCGACACGATGAGCAGCAGCATCGTCCCCGCCTCGCAGTTCACGCCCCTCGCCAGTGTAGGCGTCCTCCTGTTCACGGGGGTCTCGCTGCTCGTCTCGAACATATACGGCGTCCCCGCCTCCACGTCGATGACGGCCGTCGGCGGCATCGTCGGCCTCGGGCTGGCGACCGGCACGCTCGACGAGGCGCTCATGTTCACCATCGTGTCGGCGTGGGTCGTCGCGCCGCTCGTCGGTCTCGCCAGCGGCGCCCTCATCGGGCGCTACCTCTACCCCCACCTCGACCGCTACTTCGCGTTCACGCGCCTCGAACGCCACCTGATACAGGTCGACCGGTCGGGGACCGTCCCGCGCCCACGGTTCAACCGGAACGCCTCGCTCCGTGACCTCGCCGGGTCGCTCACCGTCGTCGTCATCGCGTGCTACATGGGGTTCTCGGCGGGTGCCTCGAACGCCGCGAACGCGGTCGCCCCGCTCGTCGGCGCACAGGGCCCGCTCAGCGTCGACCAGGGGGTCACGCTCGCCGTCGTGGCGTTCGGGCTCGGCGGGTTCACCATCGCCCGACGGACCCTCGACACGGTCGGTGACGACATCACCGAACTCCCCATCCTCGCGGCGCTCGTCGTCAGCGTCGTCGGTGGGACCATCATCACCGTCCTGTCGTACTTCGGCATCCCCGCCAGCCTCGCGGTGAGCACGACCTGCTGTATCATCGGGCTGGGGTGGGGCCGGGCGAGTCGTCCGGCCTCGCTCGTCGACCTCGCCACGCCCGAACTCGCCTCCACGACTCCGGCCCGCGAGCGCCCCCACGTCGAACTCACGACGGGTGCGCTCGCCGCCTCGCCCACCGAGGAGGCGGAGGGACCACACAGCCCGACGGTCGGCGAACTGGCCGCGGGGAAGGAGTCCAGCCCCGCCGTCGCGGACGGCGGCGAGGCCCGCGTCCCCCACGTCGGCGAGGAGGACCCGGACCACATCCCCCACGAGAGCCTGTTCGACCCCACCGCTGCGGGTCGCATCGTCTTCATGTGGGTGTTCACGCCGACCGTCGCCGTCGTCTGCTCCTACGGCCTGTTCTCGCTCGTGCTCTGA
- a CDS encoding 3-hydroxyacyl-CoA dehydrogenase — protein MTLPNHTGVVGAGLMGRDIAGLLANGGLPVTLVDVDPDALESARDDHAALAARLEAGGLAVDGDPASRITYDTDLAALADCEFVVEAVPERLDLKRSVMGDLESVLEADAVVGTNTSSLTAGEIAAEMAHPERVTLFHFANPALERDLVEISGETATDEALETATEVAEAMDRHPVRLQREHRANCLSRLSASIKCAGTWELLEAEAAAIDHAAKNIGFDRGPLEFVDLVGLDVHLATVDNLRVAYGERYAPPEAVEERMRELVDAGHLGKKTGQGFFEWDGETCLLPGVEQGHDVTPVVAALVNEAYRLVEDGVGDRETVNDVLKRGSGGDVGPFDIEAMLGTDFLRETLESRYEETGAGVYEPVF, from the coding sequence ATGACACTCCCGAACCACACCGGCGTCGTCGGCGCGGGCCTGATGGGCCGGGACATCGCTGGCCTGCTGGCCAACGGTGGCCTCCCCGTCACGCTCGTCGACGTCGACCCGGACGCGCTCGAATCGGCACGCGACGACCACGCGGCCCTCGCGGCCCGCCTCGAAGCGGGTGGCCTCGCGGTCGACGGCGACCCCGCCTCGCGCATCACGTACGACACCGACCTCGCGGCGCTCGCCGACTGCGAGTTCGTCGTCGAGGCGGTGCCCGAGCGTCTCGACCTGAAACGGTCCGTGATGGGCGACCTCGAGTCGGTCCTCGAGGCCGACGCCGTCGTCGGCACGAACACCTCCTCGCTCACCGCGGGCGAGATAGCCGCCGAGATGGCCCACCCGGAGCGGGTGACGCTGTTCCACTTCGCCAACCCCGCGCTGGAGCGCGACCTCGTGGAGATATCGGGCGAGACGGCCACGGACGAGGCGCTCGAGACCGCGACCGAGGTCGCCGAGGCGATGGACCGGCACCCCGTCCGCCTCCAGCGCGAGCACCGCGCGAACTGCCTCTCGAGACTCTCGGCCAGCATCAAGTGTGCGGGGACGTGGGAACTGCTCGAAGCGGAGGCAGCGGCCATCGACCACGCCGCGAAGAACATCGGGTTCGACCGCGGGCCGCTGGAGTTCGTCGACCTCGTCGGGCTCGACGTCCACCTCGCCACCGTCGACAACCTCCGGGTGGCCTACGGCGAACGCTACGCCCCACCCGAGGCCGTCGAGGAACGGATGCGCGAGCTGGTCGACGCGGGCCACCTCGGCAAGAAGACCGGGCAGGGGTTCTTCGAGTGGGACGGCGAGACCTGCCTCCTGCCCGGGGTCGAACAGGGGCACGACGTGACGCCCGTTGTCGCGGCGCTCGTCAACGAGGCCTACCGGCTCGTGGAGGACGGCGTGGGCGACCGCGAGACGGTGAACGACGTGCTGAAGCGCGGCTCCGGCGGCGACGTCGGGCCGTTCGACATCGAGGCGATGCTCGGGACCGACTTCCTCAGAGAGACGCTCGAATCGCGCTACGAGGAGACGGGTGCGGGCGTCTACGAACCGGTGTTCTGA
- a CDS encoding CPBP family intramembrane glutamic endopeptidase, which translates to MDDEQTLPAVDAGPSPISFGRGLGPLVALLVATTVVAALFPLYVYPRLDGPVALAAMALAFTILAGMTWATLRYEGVSAASVGLGRADVLPGLLAVGGLYLLANGFAAASTYLATGSVEFVVPEGVSASAWVAMALVQLLFVGPTEEFAFRAYVQNKLVAAVGGGADRARKAVGILLGVVLFALWHVPQRVFAQGITDLGSIVGTLVVVAVLGTLLGLLYEYTRNVVLGGLLHGTFNWSFLFVADASLDRALLLALPAFGVGLWYYRRWARDRGIPGFGPQVQGRPAH; encoded by the coding sequence ATGGATGACGAACAGACACTTCCCGCCGTCGACGCCGGACCGTCACCCATCTCGTTCGGCCGCGGACTCGGCCCGCTCGTGGCGCTCCTCGTCGCGACCACCGTGGTCGCTGCGCTGTTCCCGCTGTACGTCTACCCACGGCTGGACGGTCCAGTCGCGCTCGCCGCGATGGCACTCGCGTTCACCATCCTCGCCGGGATGACGTGGGCCACCCTGCGGTACGAGGGTGTCAGCGCCGCGTCTGTCGGACTCGGTCGCGCCGACGTCCTCCCCGGTCTCCTCGCCGTGGGTGGACTCTACCTCCTCGCCAACGGCTTCGCGGCGGCCTCGACCTACCTCGCGACGGGGTCGGTCGAGTTCGTCGTCCCGGAGGGCGTCTCCGCGAGCGCGTGGGTCGCGATGGCGCTCGTCCAGCTGCTCTTCGTCGGTCCGACCGAGGAGTTCGCGTTCCGCGCGTACGTCCAGAACAAGCTCGTCGCGGCGGTGGGCGGCGGTGCGGACCGCGCTCGCAAGGCGGTGGGCATCCTGCTGGGCGTGGTGCTGTTCGCGCTCTGGCACGTCCCCCAGCGGGTGTTCGCCCAGGGCATCACCGACCTCGGGAGCATCGTCGGGACGCTCGTCGTGGTCGCCGTGCTCGGCACCCTACTCGGCCTGCTCTACGAGTACACGCGGAACGTCGTCCTCGGGGGCTTGCTCCACGGCACGTTCAACTGGTCGTTCCTCTTCGTCGCCGACGCGTCGCTCGACCGCGCGTTGCTCCTCGCGCTCCCGGCGTTCGGCGTCGGGCTGTGGTACTACCGCCGCTGGGCGCGTGACCGTGGCATCCCGGGGTTCGGCCCGCAGGTACAGGGTCGCCCTGCCCACTAG
- a CDS encoding CPBP family intramembrane glutamic endopeptidase → MNTLRSWIDRHRLASFLLVTYAFTWTVQAALVLAGLEASWLLSILVGLGGFGPPVGAAVVVWASGGSLWAWFSQMLDWRIGWRWWLVVLGLPLVILAAGSALFVLAGGPVDLGSMVSPAVYLFVLAWGTVLGGGQEELGWRGFMLPVLQERYSALASSLVVGVAWSGWHLPLFLNANTTHGGWALSQQLLWVGSILAGSVIWTWLYNGTGGSVLAVAVGHAGVNAMGVYHPADLAALAPGGVPDPWLNLLAEVTGAVPIVVLAVVIVGVYGGRRLAPRERPGVERVGLDRASGPSPAVSD, encoded by the coding sequence ATGAACACCCTCCGTTCGTGGATAGACCGGCACCGACTCGCGAGCTTCCTCCTCGTCACGTACGCGTTCACCTGGACGGTGCAGGCCGCGCTCGTGCTGGCGGGGCTGGAGGCGTCGTGGCTGCTCTCGATACTCGTCGGGCTCGGTGGGTTCGGTCCACCCGTCGGCGCCGCGGTGGTGGTGTGGGCCAGCGGCGGGAGCCTCTGGGCGTGGTTCTCACAGATGCTCGACTGGCGCATCGGCTGGCGCTGGTGGCTCGTCGTCCTCGGCCTCCCGCTGGTGATACTGGCGGCCGGGAGCGCGCTGTTCGTGCTCGCCGGTGGACCCGTCGACCTCGGGTCGATGGTGTCGCCCGCCGTCTACCTGTTCGTGCTCGCGTGGGGCACCGTCCTCGGTGGCGGGCAGGAGGAACTCGGCTGGCGCGGGTTCATGCTCCCGGTGTTGCAGGAGCGCTACAGCGCGCTCGCGTCGAGTCTCGTGGTCGGCGTCGCCTGGTCCGGCTGGCACCTCCCGCTGTTCCTCAACGCGAACACCACCCACGGCGGCTGGGCGCTCTCCCAGCAGCTGCTCTGGGTCGGGAGCATCCTCGCAGGGTCGGTCATCTGGACGTGGCTCTACAACGGCACCGGCGGGAGCGTCCTCGCGGTGGCCGTGGGCCACGCGGGCGTCAACGCGATGGGCGTCTACCACCCCGCCGACCTCGCGGCGCTCGCCCCCGGCGGCGTGCCGGACCCGTGGCTGAACCTACTCGCGGAGGTCACCGGCGCCGTCCCCATCGTCGTCCTCGCCGTCGTCATCGTGGGGGTGTACGGCGGCCGGCGACTCGCGCCCCGGGAACGGCCGGGCGTCGAACGGGTGGGCCTCGATCGGGCCAGCGGCCCGTCCCCGGCGGTCTCCGACTGA
- a CDS encoding GNAT family N-acetyltransferase, whose protein sequence is MFELVPMTPAYADEVDGWRYDPPYDFYDLRADPGDRAEFLDPDGWEHTRAVLDGPDGNLVGFVQFDPKPGAVEVGLGMAPTETGRGRGRAFVEAGLDYARERYDPERFELAVAAFNERAITVYERCGFERVGTDAVETNGGEYAFVRMARAAKRGARRGRSA, encoded by the coding sequence ATGTTCGAACTGGTCCCGATGACCCCCGCCTACGCCGACGAGGTCGACGGCTGGCGCTACGACCCGCCGTACGACTTCTACGACCTCCGGGCCGACCCCGGGGACCGCGCCGAGTTCCTCGACCCCGACGGCTGGGAACACACGCGGGCCGTCCTCGACGGTCCGGACGGCAACCTCGTCGGGTTCGTCCAGTTCGACCCGAAACCGGGAGCCGTCGAGGTGGGACTGGGGATGGCGCCCACCGAAACGGGGCGAGGCCGGGGCCGCGCGTTCGTCGAGGCTGGACTGGACTACGCCCGCGAGCGCTACGACCCCGAACGGTTCGAACTCGCGGTGGCCGCGTTCAACGAGCGGGCCATCACGGTCTACGAGCGGTGTGGGTTCGAGCGGGTGGGGACCGACGCCGTCGAGACGAACGGTGGGGAGTACGCGTTCGTGCGGATGGCGCGAGCGGCGAAACGGGGGGCGCGGCGCGGGCGGAGCGCGTGA
- a CDS encoding AI-2E family transporter — protein MNEKRLVVAVFGVVIAVLLGYLAFTFVAALTVAVFVYYSTRRYYKFLRRFRLPARVRAMVTLASLAVPLLLLVSYTLVLLVVEARRFVENSDLVAVAADTAPWLGNVNDVPEFTVGGMIQAYRSGDLDPFIQFATENAEFLTSVVSGFFLNAFIVVIVVYYMLVDGERIKAWLLRFDDDAIVREYLEAADRELEAVLFGNLLNVIATALIAITVYHGYNAFAPDPAMVPYPTLAGALTGLASLVPVVGMKIVYLPLTGIAAIPVLMSGVNQAFLVYVLGFLVVTVVVVDTIPDIVLRPLLSGETTHVGLLMLAYTLGPVVLGFYGLFFAPILLVVTLTFANTALPRLLGAEPETKSTGEGLHPNQLKLDQF, from the coding sequence ATGAACGAGAAGCGCCTGGTAGTGGCCGTCTTCGGGGTCGTCATCGCCGTCCTCCTGGGGTACCTCGCGTTCACGTTCGTGGCGGCGCTCACCGTCGCCGTCTTCGTCTACTACTCCACCCGCCGCTACTACAAGTTCCTCCGCCGGTTCCGCCTCCCCGCCCGGGTGCGGGCGATGGTGACGCTGGCCTCGCTGGCCGTCCCGCTCCTCCTGCTGGTGAGTTACACGCTCGTCCTCCTGGTCGTCGAGGCCCGGCGGTTCGTCGAGAACTCCGACCTCGTCGCCGTCGCCGCCGACACCGCCCCGTGGCTCGGCAACGTCAACGACGTCCCGGAGTTCACCGTCGGCGGGATGATACAGGCGTACCGCTCGGGTGACCTCGACCCGTTCATCCAGTTCGCCACCGAGAACGCGGAGTTCCTCACCAGCGTCGTGAGCGGGTTCTTCCTCAACGCGTTCATCGTCGTCATCGTCGTCTACTACATGCTCGTCGACGGCGAGCGCATCAAGGCGTGGCTGCTCCGGTTCGACGACGACGCCATCGTCCGCGAGTACCTCGAGGCGGCCGACCGGGAGCTGGAGGCGGTGCTGTTCGGCAACCTCCTCAACGTCATCGCCACGGCGCTCATCGCCATCACCGTCTACCACGGCTACAACGCGTTCGCCCCCGACCCCGCGATGGTCCCCTACCCGACGCTCGCGGGCGCGCTGACCGGACTGGCGAGTCTCGTCCCCGTCGTCGGGATGAAGATCGTCTACCTGCCGCTGACCGGTATCGCCGCCATCCCCGTCCTGATGAGTGGCGTGAACCAGGCGTTCCTCGTCTACGTCCTCGGGTTCCTCGTCGTCACCGTCGTCGTCGTCGACACCATCCCGGACATCGTCCTCCGGCCCCTGCTGTCGGGCGAGACGACCCACGTCGGCCTGTTGATGCTCGCGTACACGCTCGGACCCGTCGTGCTGGGGTTCTACGGCCTCTTCTTCGCCCCCATCCTGCTGGTGGTGACGCTGACGTTCGCGAACACCGCGCTCCCGCGGCTGCTCGGGGCCGAACCCGAGACGAAGTCGACGGGCGAGGGCCTCCACCCGAACCAGCTGAAGCTCGACCAGTTCTGA